A window of the Sabethes cyaneus chromosome 1, idSabCyanKW18_F2, whole genome shotgun sequence genome harbors these coding sequences:
- the LOC128744288 gene encoding oocyte zinc finger protein XlCOF6 translates to MSERPSRRPKGEKFRLTVPLDADPEQDLELVPVDETTQDTDNFAATGDNVEPDLVQTHDGRLIIEMKAARTCLICNTKFPTAKSLAKHKLVCFCKEEVFKDVLQKEKAAAMVAQPGEEFFKYCNPTPENPCYCCGEDKSTAHVGHMQCKFCPKSFKAFEYMEKHLASVHAESDAFACAQCNARCSSAAVLEGHMETHSEGKPFSCLKCGKDFTRKYHLDRHLNHSSCGDIPKQTLPCEVCGKEFTRLDNLREHLRFHMGQSSRRRDYQCPYCPKSFYGSSLLNIHIRTHTGEKPFPCDLCNKSFPSTGALRKHRRCHTGERPYRCDQCSGTFSARETLNRHRKTHTGERPHHCTMCDKRFIQATQLRAHMFNHTGENGFACIQCDAAFGRKARLEEHIRFVHNSEERITCDVCNKGFLRYDDLKRHSVTHNKVKKHACDKCGKKFMTKHAVKLHDRIHEIEDPVDCNICGHQFLRHDCLVRHIRSKHTGKNPVKIEKTATEKAPPPPLQRGEEVLEIGGEVYQITPVDNIQIVQITPQSTATEMQDNGTRVEILEVVEMDPPNEKLEAISVKQKPKTKTEVKCTTITASKSPQQPETAASKKQETDPVTSQKKVVHAPKKRLRASNPIPSKKIKIEEQDNCMPIFLSDTVLKDKVAELLCLLIDEDTLAEFGWPTAPVDEVLVKVIIQCGSKPASDTDSGDCTTRLRENTKILFSLTMDDDNIKTLLNNHTVDEVIMDVLKNK, encoded by the exons ATGTCGGAAAGGCCATCACGACGACCTAAGGGGGAGAAATTTCGGCTCACCGTACCGCTCGACGCGGATCCAGAGCAGGACTTGGAGCTGGTTCCGGTGGATGAAACCACGCAGGATACTGACAATTTTGCCGCCACTGGAGATAATGTTGAGCCCGATTTGGTCCAAACCCACGATGGACGGTTGATCATCGAAATGAAAGCGGCTCGAACTTGTTTAATATGCAACACGAAATTTCCAACGGCCAAG AGTTTAGCAAAGCACAAACTAGTTTGCTTTTGTAAAGAAGAGGTATTTAAAGATGTACTACAAAAGGAGAAAGCTGCTGCAATGGTTGCCCAGCCCGGCGAGGAGTTTTTCAAATACTGCAATCCAACTCCTGAGAACCCATGCTACTGTTGCGGTGAGGACAAATCTACGGCCCATGTGGGCCACATGCAGTGCAAATTTTGCCCTAAATCGTTCAAAGCTTTTGAGTATATGGAAAAACATCTTGCTTCCGTGCATGCGGAAAGCGACGCCTTTGCCTGTGCCCAATGTAATGCACGATGTTCGTCGGCAGCCGTTCTGGAGGGTCACATGGAAACGCATAGCGAAGGAAAACCTTTTTCGTGCCTCAAGTGTGGCAAAGATTTCACCCGTAAATACCATCTCGATCGTCATTTGAATCATTCGAGCTGTGGAGATATCCCGAAGCAAACGTTGCCCTGTGAAGTGTGCGGCAAAGAGTTTACACGCCTCGATAATTTGCGGGAACACCTGCGCTTCCATATGGGTCAAAGTTCACGTAGACGTGACTACCAATGTCCGTACTGTCCAAAATCATTCTATGGGTCATCGTTGTTAAA CATTCACATTCGCACACACACCGGCGAAAAGCCGTTTCCATGCGATCTATGCAACAAATCATTTCCATCCACTGGGGCGTTGAGAAAGCATCGAAGATGTCATACCGGCGAGCGTCCATATCGCTGTGATCAG TGTTCGGGTACATTTTCTGCTCGGGAAACCCTGAACAGACATCGCAAAACGCATACAG GAGAAAGGCCACATCATTGTACAATGTGTGACAAACGATTCATCCAGGCTACGCAATTGCGTGCGCACATGTTTAACCACACCGGAGAAAATGGATTCGCGTGCATTCAGTGCGATGCAGCCTTCGGTCGAAAAGCGAGGCTTGAAGAACACATTCGTTTTGTGCACAATAGTGAGGAACGCATTACTTGCGACGTTTGCAACAAAGGATTTTTACGTTACGACGATCTCAAGCGACACTCGGTTACTCACAATAAGGTTAAAA AACACGCTTGTGATAAGTGTGGGAAAAAATTCATGACTAAACACGCTGTGAAACTTCATGacagaatccatgaaattgaaGACCCAGTTGATTGTAATATATGCGGCCATCAATTTTTACGGCACGATTGTTTGGTCCGACACATCAGGTCGAAGCATAC AGGTAAAAATCCTGTAAAGATTGAAAAAACTGCAACCGAAAAGGCTCCGCCACCTCCTCTGCAGAGGGGAGAAGAGGTACTGGAAATCGGTGGAGAAGTCTACCAAATTACTCCAGTTGACAACATTCAAATCGTGCAGATTACGCCGCAATCAACCGCGACGGAGATGCAGGACAATGGTACACGAGTGGAAATTCTGGAAGTGGTCGAAATGGATCCTCCAAATGAAAAACTTGAAGCAATTTCGGTtaagcaaaaaccaaaaaccaagacTGAAGTGAAATGCACGACCATTACAGCATCGAAGTCTCCACAGCAACCTGAAACAGCAGCTTCGAAGAAACAAGAAACCGATCCAGTTACATCCCAGAAAAAAGTAGTCCATGCGCCGAAGAAACGCCTTCGAGCGTCAAATCCCATCCCGTCCAAAAAAATCAAGATCGAAGAGCAAGACAATTGTATGCCAATCTTCCTCAGTGATACGGTACTGAAGGATAAAGTCGCCGAGCTTCTCTGCCTGCTGATTGATGAGGACACGCTAGCGGAATTCGGCTGGCCAACGGCACCGGTTGACGAAGTTCTCGTTAAAGTTATCATACAATGTGGTTCCAAGCCGGCCAGCGATACCGATAGTGGGGACTGCACGACACGGCTGCGCGAGAATacgaaaattttgttttcgttaacCATGGACGATGATAACATAAAAACCTTGCTCAACAATCATACGGTCGATGAAGTAATTATGGATGTTCTTAAAAATAAGTAA